In Oncorhynchus nerka isolate Pitt River linkage group LG21, Oner_Uvic_2.0, whole genome shotgun sequence, the following are encoded in one genomic region:
- the LOC115110623 gene encoding kinetochore protein Spc24-like, with amino-acid sequence MLQDVMDTGESMVKILKSSKADDELRKVREKQQCFFERHLDVKKTITLVLNGVVQCEDEVSQKLLDMEGQKSQAERELDSLEQELQQCTARSQNMDSELQFLQRELESLRDSEQELQTLQQEVDDDTTEVIPSAIYVAQLYHKVTRIKWEYDTEPHILRGVHYGADLATPINIDSSVWSRCSVSDELWNFVSTEW; translated from the exons ATGCTTCAGGATGTTATGGACACGGGAGAGTCGATGGTCAAAATACTGAAAAGCAGCAAAGCTGACGATGAATTAAGAAAAGTGAGAGAAAAGCAGCAGTGTTTCTTTGAGCGACACTTGGACGTGAAGAAAACCATCACACTGGTGTTAAACG GTGTAGTTCAGTGTGAAGATGAGGTGAGCCAGAAGCTGCTGGACATGGAGGGGCAGAAGAGCCAGGCAGAGCGGGAGCTGGACAGTCTGGAGCAGGAGCTGCAGCAGTGTACAGCAAGGAGCCAGAACATGGACTCAGAACTACA GTTCCTGCAGAGGGAGTTGGAGAGTCTGCGTGACTCGGAGCAGGAGCTGCAGACCCTGCAGCAGGAGGTTGATGATGACACTACAGAAGTCATCCCATCAGCCAT ATACGTGGCCCAGTTGTACCACAAAGTGACCAGGATCAAGTGGGAGTATGACACGGAGCCACACATTCTGAGAGGAG TGCACTATGGAGCTGACCTGGCCACGCCAATCAACATAGACTCCTCTGTGTGGTCTCGGTGTTCAGTCAGTGATGAGCTGTGGAACTTTGTCAGCACTGAATGGTAG
- the LOC115110618 gene encoding sphingosine 1-phosphate receptor 1-like, producing MEASHAAYAAVAAPTVVPMSHSAGYLLRMFHEYQSNAVIREHYNYTGKLKENKYKDGLKPEAIAFLLICLLIVLENAVVLLAIWKNKKFHLPMYYLLGNLTLSDLLAGFTYMVNIVTSGANTLKLTPVLWFLREGGVFITLAASVISLLAIAIERHVTMVRMKPYQGAKRGRMFALIGASWVLSVFLGVLPVLGWNCMGRLDQCSTVLPLFAKSYILFFITVFTAVLLAIVVLYVRIFHTVKSNTKHLGSGSQRKGLARKSQKYMALLKTVTIVLGVFIVCWLPLFILLLLDFCCPARSCQVLFKADYFLGIAMINSLLNPIIYTLTSKDMRRAILRLLCRRCLLTKDGQVKKIGMSFLECSTSKTEAPSHRLEGLEITVSSANFTPSTIKAIYPRISKT from the coding sequence ATGGAAGCATCGCATGCTGCTTACGCTGCTGTTGCTGCCCCCACTGTGGTTCCCATGTCCCACTCGGCAGGGTACCTGCTCCGGATGTTCCACGAGTACCAGAGCAATGCTGTCATCAGAGAACACTACAACTACACAGGCAAACTGAAGGAGAACAAGTACAAGGATGGACTAAAGCCAGAAGCCATAGCCTTCCTGCTGATCTGCTTGCTCATAGTGCTGGAGAATGCTGTGGTGCTGTTGGCCATCTGGAAGAATAAGAAATTCCATCTGCCCATGTACTATCTGTTAGGCAACCTAACACTCTCAGACCTGCTAGCAGGCTTCACCTACATGGTGAACATTGTGACTTCAGGGGCCAACACTTTAAAGTTGACCCCTGTGCTATGGTTCCTGAGGGAGGGGGGGGTCTTCATAACACTGGCTGCCTCCGTCATCAGCCTCCTGGCCATCGCCATTGAGCGCCACGTCACCATGGTGAGGATGAAGCCCTACCAGGGGGCCAAGCGAGGCCGGATGTTTGCCCTGATCGGGGCCAGCTGGGTTCTGTCAGTGTTCCTGGGGGTTCTGCCCGTCCTGGGCTGGAACTGTATGGGCCGTCTGGACCAGTGCTCCACTGTCCTGCCACTCTTTGCCAAAAGCTACATCCTCTTCTTCATCACCGTGTTCACCGCTGTGCTGCTGGCCATCGTGGTGCTTTATGTGCGCATCTTCCATACTGTCAAGTCCAACACAAAGCACCTGGGCTCTGGCTCGCAGCGCAAAGGCCTGGCCCGCAAGTCCCAGAAGTACATGGCCCTGCTAAAGACCGTCACCATCGTGCTGGGTGTCTTCATCGTCTGCTGGCTgcctctcttcatcctcctcttgcTGGACTTCTGCTGCCCGGCACGGAGCTGCCAGGTGCTCTTCAAGGCGGACTACTTCCTGGGCATCGCCATGATCAACTCTCTCCTCAATCCCATCATCTATACACTGACCAGTAAGGACATGAGGAGGGCCATCCTGAGGCTGCTGTGTCGACGCTGCCTCCTCACCAAGGATGGCCAGGTGAAGAAGATAGGGATGTCCTTTCTGGAGTGCAGTACCAGTAAGACTGAGGCACCCTCCCATAGGCTGGAGGGCCTGGAGATCACAGTCTCTTCTGCCAACTTCACCCCTTCCACTATTAAAGCCATCTACCCCAGGATATCAAAGACATGA